A genomic window from Variovorax paradoxus includes:
- a CDS encoding SulP family inorganic anion transporter, whose amino-acid sequence MTPAAPSPSLRQRLARWVPCLAWPRPSAALLRNEAMAGITVALMVIPQGVAYAALAGMPLVTGVYAALFPALIAVMFSSSQRLSVGPTALTSLLVGASLAPLAVAGSAEWVAMAVWLTLMSGTIQIVLGAGRFGWLLRLVNSPVLIGFTQGAAVLIAISQLPALLGFTGRTIPQVLQGGPLPDLVAIAFGLGSIAVLWLGKRMLPRFPTTMALVAGAAAISWVIDYALRGGAVVGSLPSGLPSFYWPGLLPVSTFSALVLPALMITLVSFLETASSAKVDNARAGTLWNENQDLIGQGLAKLASGFTGAFPTSSSFSRSAITLYAGAQTGWATLFSVVVVAGALLWLMPLLYHVPQAVLAAVVVTAILGLVKPASFAALWRISRIEAGIAFGTFVLTIATAPSIYWGVLGGLLAALAHYMYRHLHPRIIEVGLHPDGSLRDRNLWKLPPLAPQLYALRMDAELDFASASTLERALTVALAERPELTDVCLFAQPINRIDITGAEVFGSIRRMMESKGIRLHLSGLKLPAMQVLERAGLLAPGPMLFSYRTDGEALAALMPRIGDIPVAQEAEA is encoded by the coding sequence ATGACCCCGGCTGCCCCCTCTCCCTCCCTGCGCCAGCGCCTCGCGCGCTGGGTTCCCTGCCTCGCATGGCCGCGCCCTTCCGCCGCGCTGCTGCGCAACGAGGCAATGGCCGGCATCACCGTGGCGCTGATGGTCATTCCGCAAGGCGTGGCGTATGCGGCGCTGGCGGGCATGCCGCTGGTCACGGGCGTGTACGCGGCGCTGTTCCCGGCGCTGATCGCGGTGATGTTCAGCTCGTCGCAGCGGCTGTCGGTCGGGCCCACGGCGCTCACCAGCCTGCTGGTCGGCGCCTCGCTTGCGCCGCTGGCGGTGGCGGGCAGCGCCGAGTGGGTGGCAATGGCGGTGTGGCTCACGCTGATGTCGGGCACCATCCAGATCGTGCTGGGCGCGGGGCGCTTCGGCTGGTTGCTGCGGCTGGTCAATTCGCCGGTGCTCATCGGCTTCACGCAGGGCGCAGCGGTGCTGATCGCCATCTCGCAATTGCCCGCGCTGCTGGGCTTCACGGGGCGCACCATTCCGCAAGTGCTGCAGGGCGGGCCGCTGCCCGATCTCGTGGCCATTGCCTTCGGGCTCGGCAGCATCGCGGTGCTGTGGCTGGGCAAGCGCATGCTGCCGCGCTTTCCGACCACGATGGCGCTGGTGGCCGGCGCGGCCGCCATCAGCTGGGTCATCGACTACGCGCTGCGCGGCGGCGCGGTGGTGGGCAGCCTGCCTTCGGGCCTGCCCTCGTTCTACTGGCCCGGCCTGCTGCCTGTGAGCACCTTCAGCGCGCTGGTGCTGCCGGCGCTGATGATCACGCTGGTGAGCTTTCTTGAAACCGCGTCGAGCGCCAAGGTCGACAACGCGCGTGCCGGCACGCTGTGGAACGAAAACCAGGACCTGATCGGCCAGGGCCTGGCCAAGCTGGCCTCGGGCTTCACGGGTGCGTTTCCTACCAGCTCGTCGTTCTCGCGCTCGGCGATCACGCTCTATGCAGGCGCGCAGACCGGCTGGGCCACGCTGTTCAGCGTGGTCGTGGTGGCCGGCGCGCTGCTGTGGCTGATGCCGCTGCTGTACCACGTGCCGCAGGCGGTGCTGGCGGCGGTGGTGGTCACGGCCATCCTCGGGCTGGTGAAGCCGGCGAGCTTCGCGGCGCTGTGGCGCATCTCGCGCATCGAGGCGGGCATTGCCTTCGGCACCTTCGTGCTGACCATCGCGACCGCGCCGAGCATCTACTGGGGCGTGCTCGGCGGACTGCTGGCCGCCCTGGCGCACTACATGTATCGGCACCTGCACCCGCGCATCATCGAAGTGGGCCTGCACCCCGACGGCAGCCTACGCGATCGCAACCTCTGGAAGCTGCCGCCGCTGGCGCCGCAGCTCTACGCGCTGCGCATGGACGCGGAACTCGACTTCGCCTCGGCCTCCACGCTGGAACGCGCGCTCACCGTGGCGCTGGCCGAGCGGCCGGAGCTCACCGACGTGTGCCTGTTCGCGCAGCCCATCAATCGCATCGACATCACCGGAGCCGAGGTGTTCGGCTCGATCCGCCGGATGATGGAATCCAAGGGCATCCGCCTGCACCTGAGCGGCCTGAAGCTGCCCGCGATGCAGGTGCTGGAGCGCGCCGGCCTGCTGGCCCCGGGGCCGATGCTGTTCAGCTACCGCACCGACGGCGAAGCGCTTGCCGCGCTGATGCCGCGCATCGGCGACATACCCGTGGCGCAGGAAGCCGAAGCCTGA
- a CDS encoding DUF2501 domain-containing protein, which produces MHARSTLIALALLAAGASAQANDLLDQLKEKAGEAASSNSQGSAGGSALGSLGSNLGFKMPAIGSSTMGNAAGVLQYCVKNNYLGGDAASVKDKLLAKITGQKKQETGFASGAKGLLQGGDGKSLNFKGLSSKVKEKACDYVLKNATSLI; this is translated from the coding sequence ATGCACGCTCGTTCCACCCTCATCGCCCTGGCGCTGCTCGCGGCAGGCGCCTCGGCGCAAGCCAACGACCTGCTCGACCAATTGAAGGAAAAGGCCGGCGAAGCGGCCTCCTCCAACTCGCAAGGCAGCGCCGGCGGATCCGCGCTCGGCAGCCTCGGCAGCAACCTGGGCTTCAAGATGCCCGCCATTGGCTCCAGCACCATGGGCAACGCGGCCGGCGTGCTGCAGTACTGCGTGAAGAACAACTACCTGGGCGGCGACGCGGCCTCGGTGAAAGACAAGCTGCTCGCCAAGATCACCGGGCAGAAGAAGCAGGAGACCGGCTTCGCCAGCGGCGCCAAGGGCCTGCTGCAGGGCGGCGACGGCAAGTCGCTGAACTTCAAGGGCCTGTCGTCGAAGGTGAAGGAAAAGGCCTGCGACTACGTTCTCAAGAACGCGACCTCACTGATCTGA
- a CDS encoding M20/M25/M40 family metallo-hydrolase: MPRPVSLRLAPLVIALASAAAGLAHAQSGSVAATPTQVRPDVDKAYTQLMASPAIQKLLDAVKADHDRSVEDLKMLTEIEAPPFKEQKRAEAFLARMKALGLTDAKIDAEGNVVGLRKGTGNGPKLLISAHLDTVFPAGTDVKVKERDGKLYAPGISDDTRGLSVLLSWLKVLNDNKVQTVGDLLFVGNVGEEELGNLRGIKAIFRDNLDIDGMVGLEPAPDGSVLMLGTGSHRYEVTFKGPGGHSYGAFGQVPSAIHGMGRAIAKIADIRTPSFPKTTFTVGTVGGGTSVNTIAPDARMAVDIRSDEMAPLLETEKKILAAIDEAVVEENKRWNVSTLSVSTKLIGDRPGGRTQSDTVIVEAATRANSAFGHKTLLTGASTDANVPMSLGIPAIIIGGGGKTGGFHALSEWIDVTDGWKGAQNSLVTVLGLVGVQGTSAPLLEKRPPRAK; the protein is encoded by the coding sequence ATGCCCCGCCCCGTGTCGCTTCGCCTCGCCCCGCTCGTTATTGCCCTGGCCTCCGCGGCCGCCGGCCTCGCGCACGCCCAGAGCGGCAGCGTCGCGGCCACACCCACGCAGGTGCGGCCCGACGTGGACAAGGCCTACACACAGCTGATGGCCTCACCCGCCATCCAGAAGCTGCTCGACGCGGTCAAGGCCGACCACGATCGCTCGGTCGAAGACCTGAAGATGCTGACCGAGATCGAGGCGCCACCCTTCAAGGAACAGAAGCGCGCCGAAGCCTTCCTCGCGCGCATGAAGGCCCTTGGCCTGACGGACGCGAAGATCGACGCCGAAGGCAACGTGGTCGGCCTGCGCAAGGGCACGGGCAACGGCCCGAAGCTGCTGATCTCGGCCCACCTCGACACCGTGTTCCCCGCCGGCACCGACGTGAAGGTGAAGGAGCGCGATGGCAAGCTCTACGCGCCCGGCATTTCCGACGACACGCGCGGCCTGTCGGTGCTGCTGTCGTGGCTCAAGGTACTGAACGACAACAAGGTTCAGACGGTGGGCGATCTGCTGTTCGTGGGCAACGTGGGCGAAGAAGAACTCGGCAACCTGCGCGGCATCAAGGCCATCTTCCGCGACAACCTCGACATCGACGGCATGGTCGGCCTGGAGCCCGCGCCAGACGGCTCGGTGCTGATGCTGGGCACGGGCAGCCACCGCTACGAAGTGACTTTCAAGGGCCCGGGCGGCCACAGCTACGGAGCCTTCGGCCAGGTGCCCAGCGCCATCCACGGCATGGGCCGCGCCATCGCCAAGATCGCAGACATCCGCACGCCGAGTTTCCCGAAGACGACGTTCACCGTCGGCACCGTGGGCGGCGGCACCTCGGTCAACACAATCGCGCCGGATGCGCGCATGGCAGTCGACATCCGCTCCGACGAAATGGCGCCGCTGCTCGAAACCGAGAAGAAGATCCTGGCCGCCATCGACGAAGCCGTGGTCGAGGAAAACAAGCGCTGGAACGTGAGCACGCTGAGCGTGAGCACCAAGCTCATCGGCGACCGTCCGGGCGGTCGCACGCAATCAGACACCGTCATCGTCGAAGCCGCCACGCGCGCGAACAGCGCCTTCGGCCACAAGACGCTGCTGACGGGCGCGAGCACCGACGCCAATGTGCCGATGTCGCTGGGCATCCCGGCGATCATCATCGGCGGCGGCGGCAAGACCGGCGGCTTCCATGCGCTGTCCGAGTGGATCGACGTGACCGACGGCTGGAAGGGTGCGCAGAACTCGCTGGTGACGGTACTCGGCCTGGTCGGCGTGCAAGGCACCAGCGCGCCCCTGCTCGAGAAGCGCCCGCCCCGCGCGAAGTAA